The nucleotide sequence TCAATTCGCCCCGCACGTCGGCTTCGAAATTGTAGGGGCTGACCCACCACTTGCCGTCTTCAAGATGTGTCTCGCGCATATCTTTTCCTTTCAGAATCAGCTGTTAACTATTTTCAGGAGCCAGCACAAAGTCGAAGTCGACCTTGTACCAGGGGATTGTAGCGTTCTGCTCGATAGCCAAGCCATCGGGCAGCGCATCAAGATCATCGTGTCGGACGTAGTCCATGATCAAGTCTTCTCGCACACCGAATACCGCGTCGCGGTCGAGATAGGGATCACCATTGGCAAAGACCTCTGTGACCAAAGAGCGGTAGCCGTCAGCCTGCACGATGAAATGAAGATGGGACGGACGCCAGGGTGTGCGCCCAGTTGCGCGGAACAGCTCGCCCACGGGGCCATCGTCGGGCACCTTGTAGGGGGCAGGTTTGACCGTGGTGACGGCGTAGCGACCATCTGTCCCGGTCACCATGGAACAGCACAGATTGAAGTCTTCTTGCTTGGCGTCCTGACTATAGTAGAGACCGTTTTCGGCGGTTTGCCAAAGCTCGATCTTCGCACCCTCTACGAGCGCACCATCGACCCCACGAACCACGCCTTCAACCACCACCGTTGCGCCTTCGTTGTCCTGCTTCAGGTCCCCGCCGACCGGCAGCTCTGGTGCGCCTACGGAGTGAAAGGGCCCCAAGACACTCGACGAGGTGCCGTCATGTTGGGACCCGATCATATCAACCAGTGACGACATGCCCGTAACATCTGACAGCAGGACAAATTCGTTGCGTTCGTTGTCTGAAATCTGACCGGCATCAAACAGGAACTTCAAACCTCGCATCCACTCCTCATGGGTGAGTTGCGTCTCTTTGGCAAAGGCGTGAGCGTGTTCGACCATTTTGGTCAGAAGAAACAGCGTCCTTGGGTCAGTCTCCTCTCCGCAATAATCCAGAAAGGCCTGGGTGATCGTGTCCATAGAGACGTTTTTCATCTGCAGGCTCCTAGTTCAGCAGTGCCGTGGACAGCACGGGGAAGCGAATAAGAATGATCAACACACACAGCATGATCGCGGCAAATGGCAGCGCACCAAGAAACACGTCCTTTAGACTGATATCAGGTCGGTTCAGCGTGCTCTTGATGACGAAACAGGAAATACCAAGCGGCGGTGTCAGCAAACCAATCTCGGCACCAATCACCGTGACGATCCCAAACCATATGAGGCTGAGATTCATGCCTTCGATCAAGGTAATGAAGAGCGGCACGACGATCAAAATGATCGAGGCGGTGTCAAGGAGTGTGCCGAGCACGAGCATCAGCACCACGTAAATGAGCATAATCTGGAAGAAGGAAAGCTCCCAGGAGTTCAGCACCTGGTTCAGCTCGTTAGGCAATCCGGCGAAGCCCAGCATGCGACTGTAAAAGGACGCCATGGTGATCAGCAGCAGGATCGCGGCTGTGATATGCCCGGTCTCAACCAGCGTCGACCAAAAGCCCTCCCAATTGATCGACCGACGCAGAAGCGCGACGATCAATGCAAGAGACGCCCCCGCAGCGCCCGCCTCAACCGGAGTGAGCCAGCCAGTGTATATGCCGCCCAACACCATGATGATGAGCGCGACAATTGGCCAGGCCTTGGTGGCCATCTCCGACCAGCTCATTGCCGCAGTCTCATCTGCGCGAATGTCTTTCCCGATGTAGGACGGCCAAAGGCGTGCCATTGCGAAAATCGCGGCGATATATGCCGCCGTGAGGATCAGACCCGGGATGATGCCCGCAAGGAACATATGACCGACCGATTGTTCTGCCACGAATGCGTAGATGATAAGCATAGCCGATGGCGGGATGATCATGCCCAGAACCGAAGACCCGGCCACCACGCCCACGGCAAAACGCTTGTTGTAGCGAAAGCTCAACATCTCCGGCACGGAGATCTTCGTGAAGACACTGGCTGACGCGATGGAAGACCCGGTGATCGCGGCAAATACCGCATTCGCGCCCACCGTAGCCATGCCGATGCCCGCCAAAACCCGGCGGAAGGCGGAGTTCATCACCTCGTAGATATCTCGCCCCAGCCCGGCCTTTGACACGAGCAAACCCATCAGTGTGAATAGCGGGATCGTGGCGAATTCGTATTCGGTGACACCGTCACCGACGGCCACTTTGAGGAAATTGAAAGCAAGGATCGACTTCCCGGAAATGATCCAGATCGAAACGAATGAGACGAGGCCCAGGGCAATTGGGATGTAAAGGCCCAGATAGACGAGCGTCACAATGGCGACGACAGAGATCATGCCAATTTCGACAGGGCTCATTGCTCAGACCTCGCCCTGATCGACTGTGCGAGGTTCCGGATCGCCCAGAGCAGCCTTGAAGAAAAACAGGATTGCGGCCCACGCGCAGCCAAACGCGATTGCCAGCCGCGCCGGCCACCAAGGAACCGTCAGTATGCCCGGAGTGCCGAAGTAATCGCATCGGGCAAGCGCGGCCATGAAATCCGTCCAGATTGCACCTGTTGGCGCCGGGCCGAACTCAGGTTGTGAGAAGAAATGACAGCTTTCGAACGCCTCGACGAATTCCGGCCAGACCGTCCAGACGATCATGCCCATAAAAATACAAGAAATCGCGTGAATGGCGCGCTCCAGCGCCTCACCAAACTGTGGCGCACGCGCACGCATCAAACTCGGGAACCCATCAGACCGGGTAAGTCGCCCGGTGCGCACGACATCCGGGAGTTGCAGGAAAACGATGAGCACGAGGGAAAATATCACCACCTCGACCACGCCGCGAAACGGGGCGTTGAACACGCCCCGCGCGATGACATCCACGTTCATGACAGCCACCAGTGCCAGCAGGACAAATGCCCCGCTCACATTGGCGACAACCGCGACCCCCTCCACCAAGGACCTGATCTTGCGCAGCGATGCAGCGATCATCGGCTCATGAACCTCCGGGACGCGATCAGTTGGTCAGCTCGCCCGCCCAGTCGCGGAGCGGCGTCATCCCGGCTGCTTTCAGCTTGTCCATATAGGCCGCCAACATGGCCGATCCCGGACCGCCTGCGCTGTCGATTTCCTTGGCCCAGGACACCGCGATATTCGGCATGGCATCGGCCCAGGCTTGCCGCTCTTCAGCGGTCATCTCGACCACCGTTCCGCCGCCGTCCTTGTAGGCTTGCAACGATTCAGCTGCGCGATCCATCGCGACACCCGCGACATGATCGCGATACTCGATGGCAACGGCTTGGAGCACGTCCTTTACCTCGTCAGGCAGACCGGCCCAGACATCGGCGTTCACCGTCACCGTCTTGGAGTTCACGGCCCCCAAATCGGCGCGCAGCATGTAGGGCGCGACCTCGGCAATCTTAAAGGTCTTGGCAGCTTCCGGCCACAGCATTGCGGCATCAACGACACCCGTTTGCAGCATATTGTAGAAGTTCGGCAAACCGCCGCGCACACCCGCGGCACCGGGGATACCTTCCAGGTAACGCAGGTTGTAGCCCGCTCCAGCGACCTTGAGCCCTTCGAGGTCCGATAGCGAGTTAACCGGGGTCTTCGAGAACATCTGGTACGTGTCCAGAACAACCCCTGTCGCCAGATAGACTTGGTTTTCGGCGGCGAGTTCCGCGCCCATCTGCGGGAACTCCTTGGCGATCTCGTCAACCGCTTTGGCCACAACACGGGCGTCGGCGGCCACGAAAGGCGTCACCGCGGAGATGCCCTGCGACGGCAAGGCGGAGTTGTGGAATATCGTCGTCACAATTCCGATATCGCCAAGACCAAGCTTGATGCCTTCCAGCACACCGCGTGGCTTTACGATCTGGCCGCCATAGGCCTCCATCCACTCGATCTTGTAGTTGCCGGATTTTGCCAGCTCTTCGTTCACACGTGGAATAAAGAAGCCTGTGAATTCCTTAACCCACATTGCCCGTGCCGGATAGCCGTCAATGGCCGTCAGCTTGATCGTCTCTTGAGCCACTGCTGCGCTACCAAGTGCGCTCATGACCCCCATTGCAAGCCCTGTCGCCAGAGCGATACGCCGTGTCAGTTTCATTTTAGTCCTCCCAGGTTTGTGCTTAGCCGGCTTTTCGCCAGTCCTCTTTTATTTCGGTGCCTGCCTGCCGAAACAGTTTCGACAGGGGGCAATATTTCGCGACCTCTTGGGCAACGCTGTCCAACTCGTCCTGTGTTGCCGGGCCGTCTGCGACAACCGTGAGCTCAATTGCCTCGAACGGTACGTCTATCTCTTCAGCCAGCGTCACACCCAAACGATTGAATGTGCACTGCGCCGAAATCTTCAGATGGCCGATATCCACGCCCAATTTCTTGGCGCATTTATGGCCGATGACATTTGTGCAGCCGATCAGCGCGGACAGCGCCGTGTCGGTGGGCGTGAACCCCTTGTTGGAGCCGCCCCGCTCATTCGGTTCATCAATCATCTGCGTCAAGTCGCGCACCGAGACTTCGGAAAGCGAGTGTGACGGGCAGTCAGCACTGGCCGAAAGCGTGACGGTGGTTTTCATCTTGATGCCCATAACCTGCTCCCTCAGATAATCTCGCAGAAGTCATCGAACTCAAGACGGGGCAAACGTTGGAACAGCGCCGTTTCGTCAGCATATCCGACATTGCACAGAAAATTCGATTTGAGCGACGTGCCCGCGAAGAACTCGGAATCCACGACATCATTCGCAAAGCCCGAAATGGCCCCGACGTCTAACCCCAGAGCGCGAGCTGCTATCATGAAATACGCGCCTTGCAGGGTCGAGTTCCGAAACGCCGTATCTTCGATGTGGCGGGCCTTACCCTCGAACATCGGCCTGCGATCCTCGTGCGGAAACAGCTGCGGCAGTTTCTGCCAGAAATCCAGATCGTAGGCGATAATGGCCGTGACCGGCGCCCCCATAACCTTTGGAACATTCGCAGGCTTCAACGCCTTTGCCAATCGATCCTTGCCCTCCCGCGAGCGCACGAAAACAAAGCGCGCAGGGCAGCTATTCATGCTGGTCGGGCCCATGCGGGCAATGTCGTAAATCTGGTGAAGTACATCATCCTGAACCGGTTCGTCGGTCCAGGCGTAATGAGACCGGGCCCCGGTCAAGATGAGGTCGATTTGATCCTGCGACAAAGTTGTCAGCCGCTTGCGCAGATCACGGACCGCATTTTGCGCATCACTTCGTACGTTTTCTACCATCTTGTCCAAAGCGGTGCCCCCCTCACGCTGCGCATCAGATAATCGTTATTTTCGACCAGAGTCTAATAAAATCGATTTTATGGGTTGTTAGGTCCCCGAACGCAAGTAGGGTCGGAATGAGAGAGGGAGGAATCTTGTATGCCAGCTTGGGAAGAATACAAATCGCAGGCGAAGTCTCGTGGTGCTTTGGCCATGGAACTCTTTGTCGTTCACAGTACGCCGGGTCGCGACATGGATCTTGTAAAGGCCACGCTGCCTGACCATTTGGCCTACCAAAAGCAGATAGAAGCGCAGGGCGTGCTGTTCCTTGCTGGTCCCGTATCAGATGCGACCGGGGAAGAAATGCAGGCGCAAGGCATGATGATTTATCGTGCACGCGATATGGCAGCTGCCCGGGCATTTGCTGAGGCCGATCCGATGCATTCCGCCGGTGCCCGATCCTTCGAAATAAGAAAATGGCTCGTAAACGAAGGCAGCATAAACGTCTCGGTTGCGCTCTCGGGGCAGTCCGCCGAATTTAGTTGAAACGCGACAGACCTGTCCTGAAGTTCTCACCCAAACGCGGAGATCATCCGATCAGACATGGCGGCAGAATCCAAACCTGACCACGACACCGATGTCGTCATAATTGGCGCAGGACCTGTCGGTCTTCTATTGTCAATATTGCTCGGACGCGCCGGAACATCGGTCACCGTCTACGACAAGTGGCCGGAAATCTACGATCGGCCACGTGCGGTGACCATGGACGCAGAGGTTGCCCGCATCCTCGCGACGCTTGGGATCGACGTGGACAACGACCCCGGCTTCCAAAACCACAAAGAGCTTTACTACTGGAAAAACGCCGACCTCGAAAATCTTCAGATCGTGGATTGGGAAAGCCTCGCACCCTGCGGCTGGCACGTCACGTATTGGTTCAACCAACCCGAACTTGAAGCGCGACTTATGGACATGGCCCAAGCGTTGCCAACCGTCAGCATCGAGCGGGGCTGGACAGCCGTTGACCTCGTCCAATCCGAGACATCCGCACGCGTGACGCTGGTAGACACGGCCAAGGGGCAGTCCCGCCGCGAGCATGACGCCAGGTTCCTGGTGGGCGCAGATGGCGCAAACAGCTTTGTCCGCGAGGCTCTTGGCCTGAAAACGGTCGACAAGGGCTATTTCTTCGACTGGCTGATCCTCGACATGATCCCGCCCAAGGATTTTGTTGTCTCTCCCGCGCAATGGCAGCTTTGCGACCCGAGGCGACCGACGACAATCGTGCCGGGCGGTCCCGGGCGGCGGCGATGGGAGTTCATGGTTCTCCCTGACGAAAACAGCGAGGATATTGCAAAGCCCGAGACGGCCTGGCGTTTGATGGAGCCTTGGGGGCTGACGCCGCAAAATTCCGAGCTGGAGCGCAGTGCCGTCTACCGGTTTCAAGCCAAATGGAGCGAACATTGGATCTCTGGCCGCTGCATGATTGCAGGCGATGCGGCACACCTGATGCCACCCTTTGCAGGTGAAGGCATGTGTGCGGGGCTTCGCGATGCCGTTGCCTTGGGATGGCGGCTGAACGCGGTTCTCAAAGGCCCCCTCGGACAGGGCGTTTTTCAGAGCTACGAGAGCGAACGAATTGCGCACGCCAAACACTACATCCAATTCAGCCAGGACTTGGGAAACATCATCTGCATCGCCGATGCCGAACAGGCGAAAGAGCGGGACGCGCGAATGAAGGCCGACCTCGCGGCGCGCAACTTCGAACCGATTACCGGCGATCTGGTGAAGCTGGGGGCGGGCCTTTGGTGCGACGATGCGCAGGGCGCGGGCGAGCTGTCGCCGCAAGGCCGCGTCCGCTTCAAAGCCCGTGAAGACCGGTTTGATCAGGCCGTTGGCCAAGGATGGTTCATCCTGGGGCTAAATACGCCAACTGAAAACCTTCTACGTCCCGACCAGTCGGTGCTGTTTGCAAAACTGGGTGGGCGTGTGTTGTCTGTCGGCCCTTCGGCGGCCACCAATGACGTGATCGCGCTCGACAGCGCCTATGCCAACTGGAGCGCCGAGACGGGCGCCAGCTTCGCAATCATCCGACCTGATTTCTACGTCGCGGCGACGGCGGCAACACCCGAGACGCTACGGGCGTGCTTTGATACGCTCACCGTTCGGTTGGGGCTCACCTAGGGAAGCGGCTCCTTGAGATGTGGCGGCATGGTGAGACCTGCGCCTTCAACCTCTTCCTCGTCAAGATAGGCTATGTAGATGCCCGGAGGCTCCCGCGCCTCTGACATCCGTTGGATGACATCCGGGGTGCGGGTAATACGGTTATGGTGCTTGCGCGCCCACTCGAAATGCAGCGATTTGAGCCGCTTAATCTGATCGGCATGATCAGGACTTGCACCAAGATCTTGCACTTCGTCGGGATCATTCTCGAGATCAAAAAGCATGGGGCGCATGGTTTCCACGTGCACGTATTTCCAGCGACCGTCGAACACCATCACCATTCGCGCATCGCTTTCATCCACATTGACGGCGCTACGTGCATCGCGAGTTGAATAGTCATATTCCGAAACGCAATAGCTGCGCCAAGTCACCTCTTCGCCATGGAGCAGCGGCGACAAAGATCGGCCTTCGTATATGTGCGGCTTCGCTGGCCCGCCCATCAAATCCTGGAAGGTCGGGGCGAGATCAATCCCTTCGACCAGCGCATCGGTCGATGTTCCACGGGTCGCGTCTGCCGCCGAACGCGGATCATAGACGATGAGCGGAACGCGGGCGGAGCAGTCATAAAACAGGTCCTTCTCGCCCAGCCAGTGATCGCCCATATTGTCACCGTGATCGGAGCAGAAGACGACCATTGTGTCCTCCATCCGGCCGCTCTCTTCCAGATAGGCAAAGAGCCGGCCCATGTTGTCGTCAAGCTCCTTGATTAGCCCCATGTAGACAGGGGCAACGGTGTCTCGCACCTCGTCGCGTGAGAATGACTGGCAGATTCTGGTCTTCTCCCACCCCTGCATCAAAGGGTGTTCGTGTTCGCCTTCGCGGCGGTTCACCGGGGGCACATCATCCGCGGCATACATGTCGTTATATGGCGCGGGCGCAAGGTAGGGCCAATGCGGCTTAATATAGCTGAGATGGCAGAGCCATGGCGCATCTCCCCGACTTTCGATGAACTCGATCCCGCGTGTCGTGAGCCAGGCTGTTTCCGAATGTTCCTTCGGAACGCGCGCGGCCAGCGGCGCAGTCTCAAGCAGCCAGCCTGATTTCTTCTCGCCATCCGCGCCAATCGCGGTATTCGCCCATTCCTCCCACGGTGTATCGCCGCCCATCCCGTGATCGCGCAAATATTGCTCGTAATCTTCGGCGTGGCGGTTCTTGTCATTGGCCGCATTTGTCCCGTCATCGCGGACAAAAACCTCAAATCCGCATTCGCTTACAAGAGCGCCAATCGTGCTTTCCGGTTCAATACCAAGCCGCTTCATTCCGTCTATATCGGGGCGCATGTGGGTTTTTCCGACCAAATGGCTTGTGACGCCAATTTCCCGCAGATGGTCACCAAGAGTGGGCTCACCCACACGCAGGGGAAATCCGTTCCAGGTCGCCCCGTGGCTGCGAACATAACGCCCGGTATAAAAGCTCATCCGGCTGGGGCCACAGATCGGCGATTGCACATAGGCCCGATCAAAGCGCACCCCTTTGGCTGCCAGTGCATCGATGTTGGGGGTGTCGATATGGTTCGCTCCGTAACAGCTCAGGTAGTCCCACCGAAGCTGATCCGCCATGATCCAAAGTACGTTCATCTTGTCTTTCCTGCCGTGGCCTTAGCGGGGCGCCATGTAGAGGTCTTCGCGTTTCAAAATCTCGATATTCTCCGCCTCACGCGCCATTGCACGCTGAACGGCCGGACGGAGTTCCATCATTGCGTGATGACGTTGAATGTTCGGAAAGGCCTCGACATCAAAGCCAACTCCGGTGATGCGGCCCCAGACCCAAAAGAGATATCCATCCACCACGGACCAATGATCGCCATACCACCATGGCCCATCCTCAAGCCGTGCATTGATCATTTTCATGATCTTGCGCATCTCCTCGACGGCCTTTGGCCGCACGATTTCGAAGGACAGCGGAGCATCCGGGATCATTTTCATCGGCATCGCGATCCGCGTGACTACAGGGTGAACCGTCCCGGCAAAGAACGCCAGATCGGCTGTCTGCATTACCTTTTCCAAAGGATCTGAAACTTCTGGCAGCAGTTTGGCCTCCGGGAATTGTCCAGCAAGCCAACTGAGGATCGCAACATTTTCGGTCAGCGGCGCACCATCAATGAGCAGCGTCGGCACCTTGCCTTTTGGATTGACCTTGAGAAACTCAGCAGAGTTTTGCTGGTTTGCGGCTGTTCGGATTAGCGAGGTCTCAAAAGGCGCCCCAATCTCTTCCAAGGCGATTGTTGGCACCCGCGCACAGGTATTGGGGGCAACAAAAAGCTTCAACTCTGGCATTGCACGGCTTCCCGATCTGGCTACTAATGGCATCACAGCCAAAAAATCGATATTTTGGCCGCAAGGGAGATACTAAACAGGTCAGAGAGAACCTGTCACGGCCAAAAAATAGCATCATCTGGGAGGAATATTGATGTCACGTACGGTACTTGCAGCGCTCACAGCTGCGGCGTGTTTGGGAACTAGCGCGTTTGCACAAGGGATTCTGACGGCGGAGACCGCCGCACCAAACACAACGCCCGGTATATCGATCATTTCTTTGTCGGAAGCCGCCGCGAAAGCAGGAATCGCAGATATCCAGGTTTCCGCCGGCCAGACGCTGACAAACTCCGTTCAGAATGTTGCCGAAGGCAAGTCGGACATTGCGGCTGCCCCATTCATTCTCCCGTTCCTGATGTCGCGCGGCGTGGGTCCATATGCAGGTCTTGGCGCTGAGGCAGGTGGCGATTTGGCCAAAAATCTTGCCGTGCTGTACACATACCGTATCTCTGTGCAGGGCCTGTACGCCTATGACAGCGCCGGTATCAGCGGCTGGGACGGGCTTGAAGGGAAGACGATCTACAATGGCCCACCTCGGGGGGCTGCTCTGACCAATGCGCGTCTTTTGATAAAGACCGTCACGGGCCTTGAGGAAGGCAGCGGCTACTCCGGTGTGCAAGTGAACTGGGGTCAGGCGGTTAAGACCATTCAGGACGGCTCTGCCGACGCTTTTGTCCTGCCGCAAGCCTTCCCTGACAGCCGGGTAACGGCCGCTTTGGCTTCGGGCAACATGACCGTTTTTTCAATGCCAAAGGACAAGTTCGACAGCGAGGCTTTCGGGAAAGTAACCAACCTGCCCGGTACCGTCGCCTTCACAATGCCGGTGGCTGACATGGGTTACGGTGAAAATGTCACGGTCGTGTCTGAAGATGACACCTTTCGAGGCCCGGGCACCGTTGGTGGTGACATCGTGAATGTGGATATGGACTTTGACACGGCCAAAGCTCTCACAGCGGCGTTCATCGAAAGTATCGAAACCATCTATCATGCCAAATCGTCCTTCATGCCATCAGCCTGGCACGGGGAGACCGACATCGCATTGACAGATATGTGCGGCAACAATCCGATGAAGTATCATCCGGGCGCGGTCGCGGCCTGGGAAGACGCTGGATACACCCTTCCCGATTGCGCAAAATAAGCACCTGACATGCAGGCCAGAAGAGGTTCCCGTTCGCTCGCCTATATTTGGCATTCATAATGTCCGATACGGCGACTGATCAAAACGATCGCGGCGGAAGGGGGACCCGGCTGCTGTATGCTTTGTCGCTATTGTTGGTTGTCATTGGGCTTGCGAATTCAACACCAGGCATTCCAGGCTACGACGATCTAGCGGCCACCCTTTTGGGGCAAGACTGGGCGCGTCTGCGCAAGTTCCCGACCGAGTGGTTCTATCCACTGGTCTTCGCCCTGATGATGAGCGTGGTGGTGCTCAAACACTCCATCTGGCGCGATTGGCGAGACAGGTCCGCATCATTGCGCGCCTTTGGTTTCGCGCTTGATGTCGCACTGATTGTCATGGCGGCCACGATTTCTTTGACCTACCTCATCGAGATCGAATCCGTCTGCCTGATCGACCAATTGAACGGAGACCGGGCCCGCCTGATCGCTCAAAGCCTTGAGGCGGCAGCAGCGTTCAACGAAAGCCTCGGGCTTCCAGCTCCCAAGACCGTCGAAGACCCTCAATGCGTCAACACCACAGGAGGCTGGCTTGTGCTGATTGTCGGGCTCGCCGTCGTGGTTTTCCTTTCCTACAACATAAAGGTGTGGGGATTGCCTCTTGTTCTCGTTGCAATCCTCGTGGCGAGCTACACGATCCTCACCGTGTTGGTTTGGTATTTCTACGGTGCCGACGACATCAACAAATACCTCGTTACCAAACTCGCCGGTGAGCCGCGCATGCTTTCCGATGGCCGCCCTCGTGTTCACGATGTGCTGGTGAACAATTCTTCCGGATTTCTGGGCCGGTTCATGGATATCGTACTGAACACGATCTTTCCCTACCTGGTTCTTGGAGCCCTGTTCGGGAGCTCTGCCGGGGGGCGTTCTCTTATCAAATTGGCTTTCCGCTGGACGCGCAACCTGCGCGGCGGGCCTGCCCATGCTGCAATTGTGTCCTCGGCCATGTTTGGCACGATTTCCGGCGGGCCTATTGTGAATGTCTTGTCTACAGGAGTTTTGACCATCCCGATGATGGTGAAGCGCGGATTTTCGAAAGTATTCGCCGGAGGGGTCGAGGCGGCGGCATCTTCGGGCGGATCTATCATGCCACCGGTTATGGGAGTAGCAGCCTTCGTTTTGGCTTCGCTGACATCCGTCCCCTATTCCAGCGTGATCATTGCGGCCATTATTCCGGCACTTGCCTATTTCTTCTGCCTGTTCCTGTCGGCGGCCTTTCAATCCCGCAAGCAAAGCATCACGGCCATCGGCGAAATAACCGATGACATGATACTCGACCGCCAGGACTACCTAAACTTGTGCATGGTCTTCGGCCCAATCCTATTGATCCTGACCCTGCTTTTGATCCCTAAGGACGCGGTCGGCTGCGGCATGTTCGGCGCTATCTTGGGTGCTGAGCGTGACTTCGCCAACGGGGCATGTTCGGTTCAAAGCCTAAGCTGGGTGCTGCAAACCGTGCAGAACGCTTCGGGCTCTGCGGGTGCGGCAGGTTGGTGGGCCGTCATGTTTCTGTTGGTGCTTCTGTTTCTGGACCCGCAAATCCGCGCGACACCGAGCAAAATCATAGACGCGCTGTCGCAGGCCGGGGTGCTGATTTCGACGCTTTACCTGATGTTCCTCGCGGTCTCGATCATCGATTTTTGCCTGTCGTTCACAGGGTTGCCGGTCTTCTTGTCACTGGACGTGTTGTCCTGGCTCAACAGTCTAAATCTTGGCGGCGGTGGATCCTATGTCTCGCAATTCGCGGCACTCTTGCTGACGATGATCCTGGCTGTGCTTCTCGGCATGGGGATGCCGGCGGTCCCGGCCTATATCAACGCGGCGCTGCTCATGAGCCCCGTTCTTGCAGGATTGGGGCTTTCGCTGTTCACAGCGCATATGTTCATTTTCTACTTTGCCGTGGCCAGCGCCATAACACCGCCCGTAGCACTTGCAGCATTCGCTGCTGCCTCAATCACCAAGTCAGAACCGATGGCAACGGGCTTCTCTGCGGTAAAATCTGGGATCGTTATGTTCGTCGTGCCTTTCATCTTCGCCTTCTATCCCGAGCTTTTGCTCATTCAGGATGCTGTGATTGATCCGCAATCACCTACGGGAGCGTATCTTGCGGGCTACGACGGACGTGTCCATCTTGCCGCTTTGGCCGGTTTGCTGGGCAGGCTCGCTGTGGCGTTGTACCTGATTTCGTCCGCCTTGGCCGCGTTTGACCGCGCGCCCTTGGCATATTGGGAAATCGCCGTCCGGCTGGCATTGGCGGCCCTGCTGCTGGCCAAACCCGAGCTCATTTGGATTTCGGCATTGCTTGCCAGTTTGGCCTTGTTAGCGGTTCATGCGATGCGCAGCCAACATAAGGTCGTGTCTTAAACGCCGCTTGAAGGGCCGGGCATTGTTGCAAATGCGATCCACCGGGCTGCCCCGTTCAGTAGTTCCAAAGCGTGCCGTCCTCCAGGCGCACAACCGGATGGCTCCCCGG is from uncultured Litoreibacter sp. and encodes:
- a CDS encoding dioxygenase, producing MKNVSMDTITQAFLDYCGEETDPRTLFLLTKMVEHAHAFAKETQLTHEEWMRGLKFLFDAGQISDNERNEFVLLSDVTGMSSLVDMIGSQHDGTSSSVLGPFHSVGAPELPVGGDLKQDNEGATVVVEGVVRGVDGALVEGAKIELWQTAENGLYYSQDAKQEDFNLCCSMVTGTDGRYAVTTVKPAPYKVPDDGPVGELFRATGRTPWRPSHLHFIVQADGYRSLVTEVFANGDPYLDRDAVFGVREDLIMDYVRHDDLDALPDGLAIEQNATIPWYKVDFDFVLAPENS
- a CDS encoding TRAP transporter large permease encodes the protein MSPVEIGMISVVAIVTLVYLGLYIPIALGLVSFVSIWIISGKSILAFNFLKVAVGDGVTEYEFATIPLFTLMGLLVSKAGLGRDIYEVMNSAFRRVLAGIGMATVGANAVFAAITGSSIASASVFTKISVPEMLSFRYNKRFAVGVVAGSSVLGMIIPPSAMLIIYAFVAEQSVGHMFLAGIIPGLILTAAYIAAIFAMARLWPSYIGKDIRADETAAMSWSEMATKAWPIVALIIMVLGGIYTGWLTPVEAGAAGASLALIVALLRRSINWEGFWSTLVETGHITAAILLLITMASFYSRMLGFAGLPNELNQVLNSWELSFFQIMLIYVVLMLVLGTLLDTASIILIVVPLFITLIEGMNLSLIWFGIVTVIGAEIGLLTPPLGISCFVIKSTLNRPDISLKDVFLGALPFAAIMLCVLIILIRFPVLSTALLN
- a CDS encoding TRAP transporter small permease subunit, whose translation is MIAASLRKIRSLVEGVAVVANVSGAFVLLALVAVMNVDVIARGVFNAPFRGVVEVVIFSLVLIVFLQLPDVVRTGRLTRSDGFPSLMRARAPQFGEALERAIHAISCIFMGMIVWTVWPEFVEAFESCHFFSQPEFGPAPTGAIWTDFMAALARCDYFGTPGILTVPWWPARLAIAFGCAWAAILFFFKAALGDPEPRTVDQGEV
- a CDS encoding C4-dicarboxylate TRAP transporter substrate-binding protein produces the protein MKLTRRIALATGLAMGVMSALGSAAVAQETIKLTAIDGYPARAMWVKEFTGFFIPRVNEELAKSGNYKIEWMEAYGGQIVKPRGVLEGIKLGLGDIGIVTTIFHNSALPSQGISAVTPFVAADARVVAKAVDEIAKEFPQMGAELAAENQVYLATGVVLDTYQMFSKTPVNSLSDLEGLKVAGAGYNLRYLEGIPGAAGVRGGLPNFYNMLQTGVVDAAMLWPEAAKTFKIAEVAPYMLRADLGAVNSKTVTVNADVWAGLPDEVKDVLQAVAIEYRDHVAGVAMDRAAESLQAYKDGGGTVVEMTAEERQAWADAMPNIAVSWAKEIDSAGGPGSAMLAAYMDKLKAAGMTPLRDWAGELTN
- a CDS encoding OsmC family protein produces the protein MGIKMKTTVTLSASADCPSHSLSEVSVRDLTQMIDEPNERGGSNKGFTPTDTALSALIGCTNVIGHKCAKKLGVDIGHLKISAQCTFNRLGVTLAEEIDVPFEAIELTVVADGPATQDELDSVAQEVAKYCPLSKLFRQAGTEIKEDWRKAG
- a CDS encoding malonic semialdehyde reductase, with protein sequence MVENVRSDAQNAVRDLRKRLTTLSQDQIDLILTGARSHYAWTDEPVQDDVLHQIYDIARMGPTSMNSCPARFVFVRSREGKDRLAKALKPANVPKVMGAPVTAIIAYDLDFWQKLPQLFPHEDRRPMFEGKARHIEDTAFRNSTLQGAYFMIAARALGLDVGAISGFANDVVDSEFFAGTSLKSNFLCNVGYADETALFQRLPRLEFDDFCEII
- a CDS encoding YciI family protein is translated as MELFVVHSTPGRDMDLVKATLPDHLAYQKQIEAQGVLFLAGPVSDATGEEMQAQGMMIYRARDMAAARAFAEADPMHSAGARSFEIRKWLVNEGSINVSVALSGQSAEFS
- a CDS encoding bifunctional 3-(3-hydroxy-phenyl)propionate/3-hydroxycinnamic acid hydroxylase codes for the protein MAAESKPDHDTDVVIIGAGPVGLLLSILLGRAGTSVTVYDKWPEIYDRPRAVTMDAEVARILATLGIDVDNDPGFQNHKELYYWKNADLENLQIVDWESLAPCGWHVTYWFNQPELEARLMDMAQALPTVSIERGWTAVDLVQSETSARVTLVDTAKGQSRREHDARFLVGADGANSFVREALGLKTVDKGYFFDWLILDMIPPKDFVVSPAQWQLCDPRRPTTIVPGGPGRRRWEFMVLPDENSEDIAKPETAWRLMEPWGLTPQNSELERSAVYRFQAKWSEHWISGRCMIAGDAAHLMPPFAGEGMCAGLRDAVALGWRLNAVLKGPLGQGVFQSYESERIAHAKHYIQFSQDLGNIICIADAEQAKERDARMKADLAARNFEPITGDLVKLGAGLWCDDAQGAGELSPQGRVRFKAREDRFDQAVGQGWFILGLNTPTENLLRPDQSVLFAKLGGRVLSVGPSAATNDVIALDSAYANWSAETGASFAIIRPDFYVAATAATPETLRACFDTLTVRLGLT